CGAGGAGAAGGCGCGGGCCAAGGAGCGGGTCTTCTCGCTGCGCGACGAGTTCGGGCAGTGGGATCCGCGGCGTCAGCGCCCTGAGCTGTGGTCGCTCTACAACGGCAAGCACCGGCCGGGCGAGCACGTGCGGGTGTTCCCGCTGAGCAACTGGACCGAGCTCGACGTGTGGCAGTACATCGAGCGGGAGAAGATCGAGCTGCCGGCGATCTACTTCGCGCACGAGCGCGCGGTCTTCCGGCGCGGCGGGATGTGGCTGACCGCCGGCGAGTGGGGCGGCCCGAAGGACGGCGAGACGGTCGAGACCCGCAGCGTGCGCTACCGCACCGTGGGCGACATGTCCTGCACCGGGGCGGTGGACTCCGACGCGGACACGCTGCAGGCGATCATCGCCGAGATCGCGGCGTCCACGCTCACCGAGCGTGGCGCCACCCGCGCCGACGACAAGCTGTCGGAAGCGGCCATGGAGGACCGCAAGCGCGAGGGGTATTTCTAAAGATGACCGCGATACACGAACCGCCGCTGCACACCCCGACCGGCTCGCTGCTGCGCCTGGCCACGGCCGGCTCGGTCGACGACGGCAAGTCCACCCTGGTGGGCCGGCTGCTGCACGACACCAAGCAGGTGTTCGCGGACCAGCTCGACGCGGTCGAGCGGGTCTCGCGCGAGCGCGGCCTGGACGGCGCCGACCTCGCTCTGCTGACCGACGGCCTGCGGGCCGAGCGGGAGCAGGGCATCACGATCGACGTGGCCTACCGCTACTTCGCCACCCCGCGCCGCCGCTTCATCCTGGCCGACACCCCCGGGCACGTGCAGTACACCCGGAACATGGTCACCGGCGCCTCCACCGCGCAGCTCGCGGTGGTGCTCGTGGACGCGCGCCACGGCGTGGTCGAGCAGACCCGCCGGCACGTGGCCGTGGCGGCGCTGCTGAAGGTGCCGCACGTGGTGCTCGCGGTGAACAAGATGGACCTGGTCGGGTATCAGGAATCGGTGTTCGCGCCGATCGCGGACGAGTTCGCCCGCTACGCCCGGGCGCTGGAGGTGCCGGAGGTCACGGCGATCCCGATCTCGGCGCTGGCCGGGGACAACGTGGTCGACCCGTCCAACGCGATGGACTGGTACGCCGGGCCGACGCTGCTCGAGCACCTGGAGGACGTGGACGTCGACCACGACCCGCGGCACTGCGCCGCCCGCTTCCCGGTGCAGTACGTGCTGCGGCCGCAGAGCTCCGAGTTCCGCGACTACCGCGGCTACGCGGGCCAGGTGACCGCGGGCGCGTTCCGGCCGGGCGACGAGGTGCTGGTGCTGCCCTCGGGCAAGCGCAGCACCATCGCCGGCATCGACCGGCTCGGCGAGCGCGACGTGGAGGTGGCCTTCGCCTACCAGTCGGTGACGCTGCGGCTGACCGACGACGTGGACGTCTCGCGCGGCGACGTGATCGTGCCGGCGGACCGGGCGCCGGAGGTGACCCAGGACGTGGTCGCCACGGTGTGTCACATCGCCGACCGGCCGCTGCGGGCCGGTGACAGGGTCCTGCTGCGGCACGGCACCTCGACGGTCAAGGCGGTCGTGCGCTCGCTGGACTCCACGCTGAACCTGGAGACGCTGGTGCGCGAGTCGGGGCCGGAGGCCCTGCACGCCAACGACATCGGCCAGATCACGCTGCGCACCGCGGCCCCGCTGCCGCTCGACGACTACGCGGACCACCGGCGCACCGGCTCGTTCCTGCTGATCGACGACGCCGACGGGGCGACGTTGACCGCGGGCATGGTCGGCGTCCCGCTGGGCACCGCGGCCGAGGACTGAGAACCACAGCGATGTCCGTATTCTCCTTCATCCTGGCCGGGATATCCGGCGCGATCGAGCCGAGGGGCACCGGACGGCTGAGCGGGTGTACCACCCGCACCGCCGTGTCCGAGATCACCCTTCCCTTCGACTCCTCGCGAGGATTGACATGCCCAGAAGCGGAAAGTCCCGCTTTGCTCTGAAAGCCCGTACTTTCTCCGCGTTCTCCCCGCGCTCCCGCCGCGCAGCCGCGCTGCTGGCGGTCGGGGCGCTGACCGTGGCGGTGACCACCGCGTGCGCACACGCCACGGCGGGCACCACCACGGCGGCGAACACGGCCGCCGGCAGCTCCTCGGCCGCCGGCTCCCCGGCCTCCGAACTGCGGCTCGGCTACTTCGCCAACGTGACCCACTCGACCGCGATCACCGAGGTCGCCAACGGCACGCTGGCCAAGGACCTGGGTTCGACCAAGCTGAGCACCCAGGTGTTCAACTCCGGCCCGACCGAGATGACCGCACTGCTCTCCGGACAGCTCGACGCCGCGTACGTCGGGCCGTCCTCGGCGCTGAGCGCCTGGACCAAGTCCGACAAGCAGGGCCTGACCATCGTCGCCGGCGCCGAGAACGCCGGGGCCGAACTGGTGGTCGACTCCTCGATCACCTCCGCGGCCCAGCTCAAGGGCAAGACGCTGGCGGACCCGCAGCTCGGCAACACCCAGGACGTGGCGCTGCGGTACTGGCTCAAGCAGCAGGGCTACACCACCACGCTGCAGGGCGGCGGCGACGTCACCGTGCAGCCGGAGGCCAACGCCACCACGCTGAGCCTGTTCGAGCAGGGCAAGATCCAGGGCGCCTGGCTGCCCGAGCCCTGGGCCTCGCGCCTGGTGGTCGAGGGCAAGGGGCACGTCCTGGTGGACGAGAAGACCTTGTGGCCCGACAGTTCCTTCGCCACCACCAACCTGGTGGTCGCGACCTCGTATCTGCAGGCGCACCCGCAGACGGTGGCCGAGCTGCTCGACGCGCAGATCGCCGCCAACCAGTGGATCAACGCGAACGCGTCCTCGGCGCAGACCCTGATCAGCGGCGCCATCAAGCAGCTGACGGGGTCGACGATCACGGCCGCGGAGATGCAGCGGGCCTGGGGCGAGGAGTCGGTGACCGACGATCCGCTGGCTTCCTCGATGCAGACCAGCCTCGCGCACGCGGTGGCCACCGGGCAGCTCAAGAGCACGCCTCTGGACGGCCTGTTCAACCTCACCCTGCTCAACCGGGAACTGGCGAAGGCGGGGCAATCCCCCGTCCCGGCCTCGTGAGCCTTCGGCCTCGGAGATAAGGACCTGACATGACCGTAACCGCAGCCGTGGGCGCCGCGCCGACCACGACCGAAACCGCCGCGGTGCGCCTGGCCGGGGTGACCAAGACCTTCGGCAAGGACGGCGTGCCCGTACTCGACAACATCGATCTGGCCGTCGCGCCGGGCGAGTTCGTGTGCCTGCTCGGCGCCTCCGGCTGCGGCAAGTCCACCCTGCTCAACCTCGTCGCCGGGCTCGACCCGGTGACGGCGGGGCGGATCGAGGTCGCGGGCGGCCACGCCGCCCTGATGTTCCAGGAGTCGGCGCTCTTCCCCTGGCTCACCGCCGGGCGCAACGTCGAGCTCGCACTCAAGCTCGGCGGCGTGACGGACCGGGCCGAGCGGCGGGCCGAGGCCCAGCGCCTGCTCGGCCTGGTCCGCCTGGGCAGCGCCTATGACAAGCGGGTGCACGAACTGTCCGGCGGCATGCGCCAGCGGGTGGCCCTGGCCCGCGCGCTGGCGCAGAAGTCGCAGGTCCTGCTGATGGACGAGCCGTTCGCCGCGCTCGACGCCATCACCCGGGACGTGCTGCACGAGGAGCTGGTCAAGCTCTGGCAGGAGACGAACCTGACCGTGGTGTTCGTCACGCACAACGTGCGCGAGGCCGCGCGGCTGGGCCAGCGCGTCATCCTGCTCTCCTCCCGTCCCGGCCGGATCGCCCGCGAGTGGCGGGTTCAGATCCCGCAGCCGCGCCGGATCGAGGACGCCGAGGTCACCGAGCTCACCCGGGAGATCACCGCCGAGCTGCACAAGGAGATCAGCCGCCATGGCAACTGAGGCCGTATCAGAGCCCGTCGACGAGGTCACCGCGACCTCGCAGGACTTCGCCAGCATCGAGGCCGGGCTGGACGCGCTCGAGAGCGCCGCGGCCACCCGGAAGCCGTGGTGGCGCCGGGTGCTGCTGGCCAAGATCGTGCCGCCGGTGGTGGCCGTCTTCGTGCTGCTGCTGATCTGGGACGTGCTCGTGCTCGCGCAGGTCAAGCCGGCCTGGGTGCTGCCCGGCCCGGCGGACGTGTGGGACGAGCTGACCTCGCAGTGGGGCGCCTACCAGGTCGGCCCGGCGATCTGGGACTCGGTCTCGCGCGGCGTCATCGGCTTCGCCATCTCGGTGGTGATCGGCAGTGTGGTGGGCCTGGCCGTGGCCCGGATCCCGTTGCTGCGCGCGGCGATCCAGCCCATCCTCTCCGGCCTGCAGTCGCTGCCGTCGGTGGCCTGGGTGCCGATCGGCATCATGTGGTTCGGCATCGACGACGCGACCATCTACACCGTGGTGCTGCTCGGCGCGATCCCGTCGGTGGCGATCGGCCTGATCGACGGGCTCGACCAGATCCCGCCGATCTACACCCGGGTCGGGCGCAACCTGGGCGCGCGCGGGCTGACCTCGGCCCGGTACGTGCTCTTCCCGGCCGTGCTGCCGGGCTATGTCAGCGGCCTGAAGCAGGGCTGGGCGTTCTCCTGGCGCTCGCTGATGGCGGCCGAGCTGATCGCGGTCTCGCCCAAGCTCGGCCCGGGGGTGGGCCAGGTGATGGCCGAGGCCTCCGGCACCAACGACATGGCGATGGCCTTCGGCGCGCTGATCGTCATCCTGATCATCGGCATCGGCATCAACGCGATCTTCTTCGCGCCGGTCGAGCGACGGCTGCTGCGGAGCCGGGGACTGGCCAAGTCGTGAACCTGCTGCTGATCACGCACGGCTCCCGGGACCCGCGGTACGCGGCGTCCTTCGAGGCGCTGTGCGCGCGCCTGCGCCGGGACGGACACCGGGCCCGGGTCGGACACCTGGGGCTGTGCGGTCCGGACCCGGCGGGCGCGGCCGCGCAGCTGGCGGCCGACCTGGCGGCAGACGGCGTGGCAGTGGGGCACGAGCGGGTCGCCGCGGTGCCGATGTTCCTCGGCCACGGCTACCACGTGGCGAACGACGTGCCCGCGGCGGTGGCCACGGCGCGGGCGGTCCTGGTGGCCCGCGCGGCCGTCGTCGCCACCGCGCCGCTGGGCCCGGACCCGCTGCTGGTGGAGGCGATGGAGTCGCGGCTGCGGGAGCTCGGGGTCTGGCCCGGGGACCCGGAGGTGGCGGTGCTGCTGGCTTCCGCCGGGAGCTCGGATCCGAGCGTGCGCAACGGAATCGACGCCATGGCCGGGCAGTGGGCCGAGGCCGGCTGGCACAGCGTCACGCCGACGTACGCGGGGGCGGCGCGGCCGGACGTGGCCGAGGCGCTGGCCTCGGCGCGGGCCGCCGGCGCGGTCGAGACCGTGGTGGCGAGCTACTTCCTGGCGCCGGGGAACCTGGCCGACCGGGTCGCGCTGGGCGCGGACGGCGCGCCGATGTCAGCGCCCTTCCTCACGCCCGAGGGCGCCGATCCGGCACTGGTGCGCCTCGTGCTGCGGCGCGCGGCGAGCGCGCTGGAGCCGACGGCGTCGGCCGCGCCGGCCCGGCACCGGGGCCAGGCGCGCGCGGCGCGGGCGCACGCGTATCAGGAAGCGAGCACGCGGGCCCGCTCTGCGGCCAGGTCGTAATCCCCCGGCGGGTACTGCGGATCGATGCCCTCGAGCGCCTCGATCAGCAGCCGCAGCACGGCGTAGTTCCGGTACCACTTGCGGTCGGCCGGGATCAGATGCCAGGGGGCTGCTTCGGTGCCGCAGCGTTCGATGGCGACCCTGTAGGCGTCCTGGAACTGCGGCCACAGCAGCCGGTCGTCCACGTCGCCCGGGTTGTACTTCCAGCGCTTCTCCGGGTCTTCGAGCCGGGCCAGCAGCCGCTCGCGCTGTTCCTCGAGCGAGATGTGCAGGAAGCACTTGACCACGACGCAGCCCTCTGTGACGAGGGACTGCTCGAACTTGTTGATGGCGCCGTAGCGGCGGGCGATGTGCATCGCCAGCACGAGCTTGCGCACCTTGGCGACGAGCACGTCCTCGTACTGGGAGCGGTCGAAGATGCCGATCTGACCCGGCTGCGGCACCTCGGAGCGCACCCGCCAGAGGAAGTCGTGCGCCAGCTCCTCCTCGGTCGGCGCCTTGAACGCCTTGATCCGGATGCCGTTCGGGTCGAGCCGGCCGACCACGTGGCGCACGGTGCCGCCCTTGCCGGAGGTGTCCATGCCCTGGAGCACCAGCAGCACCCGGCGGGGCGAGCCGGAGCCCACCGCGTCCGCGTAGAGCCGCTCCTGCAGCGCGGACAGGCGCGCGCTGAGCGCGGGCAGCTGGGCCTCGGCCTGGGCTCGCGAGGACACGCCCGGGGTCGCGCCCGCGTCGAAGCCGGCCAGGTCCACCGGGGCGCCCGGGGCGAGCCGCAGCAGCGAGCCGATCGAGCCGGCCGGCTCGGGCGCCAGCTCGGCCGCCTCGGCCTCGACGTAGCGCGCGGCGACCTTCTCGACCAGCGCCTTGGCCTGGTCCGGGCGAAGCGTGCGGTCCCTGCCCTCGGCTTGCGCCTTCGCGAGCTTCGCGGCCGCCTTCTTGGCCGCCTTGTCGAGCTTGCCGGCCTTGCCCTTCGCGGACTTCGCCGGCTTCTGCGCCTTCTTGGCCTTGCCCTTGCCGGGCTTGCTCTGCTTCGCGTGCGCCATGGCCGGATTCTCCCACGCCACGGCGTACGGCGCAGTGGCTGGGGCCGGGTTTGTTAACATCCGAGACGCGCCCCGTTCAAGCGCTGGACGCGGGCAATTCACCCCGCTCCCGGGCTCGGCCGGGCTCAGGCGAGCGCGGCGCCGGCCTGGGTGAGCGAGATCAGACGGCTGACGGCGCGCAGGTACTTCTTGCGGTACCCGCCGGCGAGCAGCTCCGGGGTGAAGACCCGGTCCGCCGCGACGCCGGAGGCCAGCACCGGGACGGACCGGTCGTAGAGCCGGTCGACGAACACGACCAGGCGCAGCGCGGCGTTCTGGTCCTCCACCGGCTTCAGGCCGAGCAGCCCGAGCGAGCCGACCCCGTCCAGCAGGGCGCCGTAGCGGCTGGGATGCAGGGTGCTCAGATGCGCCGTCAGCGGCTCGAAGTCGTCCAGGAAGCGGTCCGGCCCGTCCGCGGCGTACTTGGCCACGACCTCGTCCTCGAGCGGCTCCGGCGCGCTCGCCCCGTCCCGGCGGCGGTAGTCCGGGCCCTCGATCCGCACCGCGGTGAACCGCGCGGACAGGCCCTGGATCTCGCGCAGGAAGTCCGCGGCCGCGAACCGGCCCTCGCCGAGCTGGTCCGGCAGGGTGTTGGAGGTGGCGGCCAGCTGCACCCCGGCCTCGGCGAGCCGAGTGAGCAGGGTGGAGACCAGGACGGTGTCGCCCGGGTCGTCGAGTTCGAACTCGTCGATGCACACCAGCCGCTGGGTGGCCAGGTGCGCCACGGTCGGCCCGAAGCCGAGCGCGCCGACCAGGTTGGTGTACTCGACGAAGGTGCCGTAGACCTTGGGCCCCTCGGTCTCGTGCCAGAGCGAGGCGAGCAGGTGCGTCTTGCCGACGCCGTAGCCGCCGTCGAGGTAGACCCCGCGGCCTTCGGCCGGGCCGGAGCCGCGGCGCAGCAGTCCGCGGCGGGCGCGGGCCGGGCCCTTGCCGGACCAGGTCGCGGCGCGTTCGGCGAGCAGGTCGCGGGCGGCGGACTGGCTGGGCTCGCCCGGGTCGGGCAGGTAGGTGGAGAAGCGCGCCGAGGCGAACCTCGGCGGCGGGAGGAGTTCGGCGATGAGTCGGTCGGCGGAGACGGAAGGGCGCCGCTCGGCCAGTGAAGCCGGAGCGTCGCCACGGGGTCCGTCAGGGGACGCGGCGTACCCGCGCGCGGCGATCGTCACATGATCGATTTTATTCGACGCGCATTGTGATCATGGCCGCCTCGGCCCGTGAGCTGCCTCACCCCACGCGGCCGGGGGCTGTGAGTTGTCTCACTGCCGCGCGCGGCCGTGCCCTTCACCGCGCCGGGAGCCGCCCGGCCCTACCATGCGGAATATGCGGCAACTCATTCCCGAGCCCCCGCGCGGCGGGTTCGAGCCGGACCTGAGCGAGATCTACGCCTACCCCGGCCACGTGCGCCGGTGGCTGCGCGCGAACATGGTCGCCTCCGCGGACGGCGCGGCCCAGGCGGACGGCGCCTCGCGCGGCCTGTCCGGCCCGGCCGACGTGCGGGTGCTGCGCGCGCTGCGCGGCCTGGCCGACGTGGTCCTGGTCGGCGCGGCCACCGTGCGCACCGAGGGCTACCTGCGCCCGGCCGTGCCCCGGACCGAGTTCGCCGCGGCCAGAGCGGCCGCCGGGCAGCCCCCGGCGGCGGCGATCGCCGTGGTCAGCGCGTCGCTGGAGGTGGACTTCGACTCCCCGCTCTACACCGAGGCGGTCACCCCGACCATCACCGTGACCACGGGCGAGGCCCCGCCGGAGCGGCTCCGGCAGGCCGAGGCGGCCGGCGAGGTGCTGATCGCGGGCGAGGGCGAGCGGGTGGACCTCGGCGGCGCGGTGGATCTGCTCGCCGACTCCGGCCGCGGCCGGCTGCTGTGCGAGGGCGGACCGACGCTGCTCGGCGCCATGGTGCGGGCGGGGCGGCTCGACGAGCTCTGCCTGTCGGTGTCGCCGCAGCTCAGAGCCGGTTCCGGGCTGCGCATCCTGGACGGCCCGGAACTGGCCGCGCCGCTGTCGCTGAACCTGCACACCCTGCTGACGGAGGACGGGTTTCTATTCGCTCGGTACCTGGTGATGTAGGGAGGAAGACGGGGCTGTACCCGATGGCCCGGTACCTGGTGATGTAGGGAGGAAGACGGGGCTGTACCCGATGGCCCGGTACCTGGTGATGTAGGGAGGAAGACGGGGCTGTACCCGATGGCCCGGTACCTGGTGATGTAGGGAGGAAGACGGGGCTGTACCCGATGGCTCGGTACCTGGTGATGTAGGTAGCCTCGAAGCATGGCATACGAAGTGAACAAGTCCGACGAGGAATGGCGCGCCGAGCTCAGTCCGGAGGAGTTCCACGTGCTCCGGCAGGCCGGCACCGAGGCGCCGTACAAGGGCGAGTACACGGACACCGAGACCGAGGGCGTCTACCACTGCCGCGCCTGCGGCACCGAGCTGTTCCGCTCCTCCGAGAAGTTCCACTCGCACTGCGGCTGGCCGTCGTTCTTCGACCCGGCCGACAGCGAC
This genomic window from Actinospica robiniae DSM 44927 contains:
- the cysD gene encoding sulfate adenylyltransferase subunit CysD, with the protein product MSLDHLDSLEAEAVHIFREAAAEFERPVLLFSGGKDSILMLHLAMKAFWPARVPFGLLHVDTGHNFPEVLAFRDRTVAEHGLRLEVAKVQDYIDDGRLRERADGTRNPLQTVPLLDAINAHRFDAVFGGGRRDEEKARAKERVFSLRDEFGQWDPRRQRPELWSLYNGKHRPGEHVRVFPLSNWTELDVWQYIEREKIELPAIYFAHERAVFRRGGMWLTAGEWGGPKDGETVETRSVRYRTVGDMSCTGAVDSDADTLQAIIAEIAASTLTERGATRADDKLSEAAMEDRKREGYF
- a CDS encoding sulfate adenylyltransferase subunit 1; amino-acid sequence: MTAIHEPPLHTPTGSLLRLATAGSVDDGKSTLVGRLLHDTKQVFADQLDAVERVSRERGLDGADLALLTDGLRAEREQGITIDVAYRYFATPRRRFILADTPGHVQYTRNMVTGASTAQLAVVLVDARHGVVEQTRRHVAVAALLKVPHVVLAVNKMDLVGYQESVFAPIADEFARYARALEVPEVTAIPISALAGDNVVDPSNAMDWYAGPTLLEHLEDVDVDHDPRHCAARFPVQYVLRPQSSEFRDYRGYAGQVTAGAFRPGDEVLVLPSGKRSTIAGIDRLGERDVEVAFAYQSVTLRLTDDVDVSRGDVIVPADRAPEVTQDVVATVCHIADRPLRAGDRVLLRHGTSTVKAVVRSLDSTLNLETLVRESGPEALHANDIGQITLRTAAPLPLDDYADHRRTGSFLLIDDADGATLTAGMVGVPLGTAAED
- a CDS encoding ABC transporter substrate-binding protein: MPRSGKSRFALKARTFSAFSPRSRRAAALLAVGALTVAVTTACAHATAGTTTAANTAAGSSSAAGSPASELRLGYFANVTHSTAITEVANGTLAKDLGSTKLSTQVFNSGPTEMTALLSGQLDAAYVGPSSALSAWTKSDKQGLTIVAGAENAGAELVVDSSITSAAQLKGKTLADPQLGNTQDVALRYWLKQQGYTTTLQGGGDVTVQPEANATTLSLFEQGKIQGAWLPEPWASRLVVEGKGHVLVDEKTLWPDSSFATTNLVVATSYLQAHPQTVAELLDAQIAANQWINANASSAQTLISGAIKQLTGSTITAAEMQRAWGEESVTDDPLASSMQTSLAHAVATGQLKSTPLDGLFNLTLLNRELAKAGQSPVPAS
- a CDS encoding ABC transporter ATP-binding protein translates to MTVTAAVGAAPTTTETAAVRLAGVTKTFGKDGVPVLDNIDLAVAPGEFVCLLGASGCGKSTLLNLVAGLDPVTAGRIEVAGGHAALMFQESALFPWLTAGRNVELALKLGGVTDRAERRAEAQRLLGLVRLGSAYDKRVHELSGGMRQRVALARALAQKSQVLLMDEPFAALDAITRDVLHEELVKLWQETNLTVVFVTHNVREAARLGQRVILLSSRPGRIAREWRVQIPQPRRIEDAEVTELTREITAELHKEISRHGN
- a CDS encoding ABC transporter permease, yielding MATEAVSEPVDEVTATSQDFASIEAGLDALESAAATRKPWWRRVLLAKIVPPVVAVFVLLLIWDVLVLAQVKPAWVLPGPADVWDELTSQWGAYQVGPAIWDSVSRGVIGFAISVVIGSVVGLAVARIPLLRAAIQPILSGLQSLPSVAWVPIGIMWFGIDDATIYTVVLLGAIPSVAIGLIDGLDQIPPIYTRVGRNLGARGLTSARYVLFPAVLPGYVSGLKQGWAFSWRSLMAAELIAVSPKLGPGVGQVMAEASGTNDMAMAFGALIVILIIGIGINAIFFAPVERRLLRSRGLAKS
- a CDS encoding sirohydrochlorin chelatase yields the protein MNLLLITHGSRDPRYAASFEALCARLRRDGHRARVGHLGLCGPDPAGAAAQLAADLAADGVAVGHERVAAVPMFLGHGYHVANDVPAAVATARAVLVARAAVVATAPLGPDPLLVEAMESRLRELGVWPGDPEVAVLLASAGSSDPSVRNGIDAMAGQWAEAGWHSVTPTYAGAARPDVAEALASARAAGAVETVVASYFLAPGNLADRVALGADGAPMSAPFLTPEGADPALVRLVLRRAASALEPTASAAPARHRGQARAARAHAYQEASTRARSAARS
- a CDS encoding PPK2 family polyphosphate kinase; this encodes MAHAKQSKPGKGKAKKAQKPAKSAKGKAGKLDKAAKKAAAKLAKAQAEGRDRTLRPDQAKALVEKVAARYVEAEAAELAPEPAGSIGSLLRLAPGAPVDLAGFDAGATPGVSSRAQAEAQLPALSARLSALQERLYADAVGSGSPRRVLLVLQGMDTSGKGGTVRHVVGRLDPNGIRIKAFKAPTEEELAHDFLWRVRSEVPQPGQIGIFDRSQYEDVLVAKVRKLVLAMHIARRYGAINKFEQSLVTEGCVVVKCFLHISLEEQRERLLARLEDPEKRWKYNPGDVDDRLLWPQFQDAYRVAIERCGTEAAPWHLIPADRKWYRNYAVLRLLIEALEGIDPQYPPGDYDLAAERARVLAS
- the zapE gene encoding cell division protein ZapE; amino-acid sequence: MAARGYAASPDGPRGDAPASLAERRPSVSADRLIAELLPPPRFASARFSTYLPDPGEPSQSAARDLLAERAATWSGKGPARARRGLLRRGSGPAEGRGVYLDGGYGVGKTHLLASLWHETEGPKVYGTFVEYTNLVGALGFGPTVAHLATQRLVCIDEFELDDPGDTVLVSTLLTRLAEAGVQLAATSNTLPDQLGEGRFAAADFLREIQGLSARFTAVRIEGPDYRRRDGASAPEPLEDEVVAKYAADGPDRFLDDFEPLTAHLSTLHPSRYGALLDGVGSLGLLGLKPVEDQNAALRLVVFVDRLYDRSVPVLASGVAADRVFTPELLAGGYRKKYLRAVSRLISLTQAGAALA
- a CDS encoding dihydrofolate reductase family protein, with the protein product MRQLIPEPPRGGFEPDLSEIYAYPGHVRRWLRANMVASADGAAQADGASRGLSGPADVRVLRALRGLADVVLVGAATVRTEGYLRPAVPRTEFAAARAAAGQPPAAAIAVVSASLEVDFDSPLYTEAVTPTITVTTGEAPPERLRQAEAAGEVLIAGEGERVDLGGAVDLLADSGRGRLLCEGGPTLLGAMVRAGRLDELCLSVSPQLRAGSGLRILDGPELAAPLSLNLHTLLTEDGFLFARYLVM
- the msrB gene encoding peptide-methionine (R)-S-oxide reductase MsrB, with the protein product MAYEVNKSDEEWRAELSPEEFHVLRQAGTEAPYKGEYTDTETEGVYHCRACGTELFRSSEKFHSHCGWPSFFDPADSDAVELITDNSHGMARTEVRCATCGSHLGHVFSGEGYPTPTDQRYCINSISLTLEPK